A section of the Deinococcus taeanensis genome encodes:
- a CDS encoding cation diffusion facilitator family transporter, whose translation MTVPSASQQTSSRASRLALGSILVALVVLGLKFLAYLLTGSVALYSDALESIINVAAAVAAFVALRVAARPADANHPYGHTKAEYFSAVAEGVLIVLAAAAIVREALPVLLNPQLLQGRSGTGLSGLAVNLGASALNAVWATILTRQGRLLRSPALLADGRHVMSDVVTSIGVLVGVLAARLSGLGWLDPLLAVVVAVNILWSGWLLVRDSIGGLMDAAVDRETEARIRQAMSEHGEGALEMHDLRTRHAGSVTFIEFHMVVPGSMTVAEAHAICDRLEDAIRAQSPQSSINIHVEPQEKAKHHGVLVL comes from the coding sequence GTGACGGTGCCTTCCGCCTCCCAGCAGACCTCCTCCCGCGCTTCCCGCCTGGCGCTGGGCAGTATTCTCGTGGCCCTGGTCGTGCTGGGCCTGAAATTCCTGGCCTACCTGCTGACCGGAAGCGTCGCACTGTACTCCGACGCGCTGGAAAGCATCATCAACGTGGCCGCGGCCGTCGCCGCCTTCGTTGCGCTGCGCGTCGCGGCGCGCCCGGCCGACGCGAACCACCCGTACGGGCACACGAAAGCCGAATACTTCAGCGCGGTGGCCGAAGGGGTCCTGATCGTGCTGGCCGCCGCCGCCATTGTCCGCGAAGCGCTGCCGGTGCTGCTCAACCCGCAGCTGCTGCAGGGCCGGTCCGGGACCGGACTGTCCGGTCTGGCAGTGAACCTGGGCGCCAGCGCCCTGAACGCGGTGTGGGCCACCATCCTGACCCGGCAGGGACGGCTTCTGCGGTCCCCGGCGCTGCTCGCTGACGGGCGGCACGTGATGAGTGACGTGGTGACCAGCATCGGCGTGCTGGTGGGCGTCCTGGCGGCGCGGCTCTCGGGGCTGGGGTGGCTTGATCCGCTGCTGGCCGTGGTGGTCGCGGTGAACATTCTCTGGAGCGGGTGGCTGCTGGTGCGCGACAGCATCGGCGGCCTGATGGATGCCGCCGTTGACCGCGAGACGGAAGCCCGCATCCGGCAGGCGATGAGCGAGCACGGCGAGGGCGCGCTGGAAATGCACGACCTGCGGACCCGGCACGCGGGCAGCGTGACCTTCATCGAGTTTCACATGGTCGTGCCCGGCAGCATGACAGTCGCCGAGGCGCACGCCATCTGCGACCGTCTGGAGGACGCCATCCGCGCACAGTCACCGCAGTCCTCGATCAATATTCACGTGGAGCCGCAGGAGAAAGCCAAGCATCACGGCGTGCTGGTGCTGTAG